One Candidatus Krumholzibacteriota bacterium genomic window carries:
- a CDS encoding cysteine desulfurase, with translation MNAENEIYLDHIAASPVRPAAVETMTRLLCDGFGNPQSVHERGQLAADVLLEARSRVAALVGADPQGVIFTATGSEANNLAVRGIARGRLKRSNRIIVSAVEHVSVSEPARILGKEGFELVVLPVDGHGLVSPDDLARELGKGAALVSILHASTEIGTIEPIADLAALCRDAGVPMHTDAWGTAGAIETDIAALGVDAMTVAAQNFGGPPGAAALVVGKGTPLVPLVAGGIQERGKRAGQENIPAIAGMGVAAALAAEELPRHAGRVNPVRDRLLAGIPAAIDDVVVTGHPERRLPGHASVCVRYVEGEALLLFLDRAGIRAASGSACTSKSLKGSSVLEAIGLDAATAQGSLVFSAGPENTVSEADRVIEALAPIAARLREMSPLYRKENDDADVQ, from the coding sequence ATGAACGCCGAAAACGAGATATATCTCGACCATATCGCCGCATCGCCGGTTCGCCCCGCCGCCGTCGAGACGATGACCCGGCTGCTTTGCGACGGATTCGGCAATCCGCAGAGCGTCCACGAACGCGGCCAGCTGGCGGCGGACGTCCTCCTCGAGGCGCGCTCGCGCGTGGCCGCCCTCGTCGGCGCCGATCCGCAGGGCGTGATCTTCACCGCGACGGGATCGGAGGCGAACAACCTCGCCGTCCGGGGGATCGCGCGCGGCCGGCTGAAGCGCTCCAACCGCATCATCGTCTCCGCCGTCGAGCACGTCTCCGTCTCCGAGCCCGCGCGCATTCTCGGGAAGGAGGGCTTCGAGCTCGTCGTCCTCCCCGTCGACGGACACGGCCTGGTCTCCCCCGACGATCTCGCCAGGGAGCTCGGGAAGGGCGCCGCCCTCGTCTCGATTCTCCACGCGAGCACGGAGATCGGGACGATCGAGCCGATCGCCGACCTGGCGGCCCTCTGCCGCGACGCGGGCGTGCCGATGCACACCGACGCGTGGGGGACGGCGGGAGCGATCGAGACGGACATCGCGGCCCTCGGCGTCGACGCCATGACGGTGGCCGCCCAGAACTTCGGCGGTCCCCCCGGGGCCGCCGCCCTCGTCGTCGGGAAGGGAACGCCGCTCGTGCCCCTCGTCGCCGGGGGGATCCAGGAGCGCGGCAAGCGCGCCGGCCAGGAGAACATCCCCGCGATCGCCGGGATGGGCGTGGCTGCCGCCCTCGCCGCGGAGGAGCTGCCGCGCCATGCCGGACGGGTGAACCCCGTGCGCGACCGGCTGCTCGCCGGGATCCCGGCGGCGATCGACGACGTCGTCGTCACCGGCCATCCCGAGCGCCGGCTCCCCGGCCACGCGAGCGTCTGCGTCCGCTACGTCGAGGGCGAGGCGCTGCTGCTCTTCCTCGACCGGGCGGGAATCCGGGCGGCGAGCGGCTCCGCCTGCACGTCGAAGAGCCTCAAGGGAAGCAGCGTGCTCGAGGCGATCGGCCTCGATGCCGCCACGGCGCAGGGGTCGCTGGTCTTCTCGGCCGGCCCGGAGAACACGGTGTCGGAGGCCGACCGCGTCATCGAGGCGCTCGCGCCGATCGCGGCGCGGCTCCGCGAGATGTCACCACTCTACAGGAAAGAGAACGACGATGCCGATGTACAGTGA